A stretch of the Vagococcus xieshaowenii genome encodes the following:
- a CDS encoding endonuclease/exonuclease/phosphatase family protein has translation MKKIIKLPLIFIGALSLLVLIYVSYLLIDYHRLPDNQALTAVNRKNSEVEKNQRTAYQVTSFNIGYAAYPADYSFFMDGGKYSRAYNKETVMTNLKGITDNLSHLNSDIIMLQEVDTKGDRSMDVDEVAYITNQLAPYHYVFGQNYDSSYLFYPITQPIGAATSGLLSLSRTPIEQSTRYSLPIETDFNKFFDLDRAFTVSRTTLDGHPLTFINVHLSAFTKDTTILDNQIKKLGQYMTRAYKAGQSVIVAGDFNHDMLGNSPEVFNTDTIPRTWTHPFPVELLPEHFTIPKGSLDKDNIPSVRSNGEPYKADKSFVSIVDGFIVSDNINVKDVTVLDLSFNYSDHQPITLSFEFKP, from the coding sequence ATGAAAAAAATAATCAAACTACCACTAATCTTTATTGGCGCATTAAGTTTATTGGTACTTATCTATGTCAGCTATTTATTGATTGACTATCATCGTTTACCAGATAACCAAGCACTAACAGCCGTCAATCGCAAAAACTCAGAAGTAGAAAAAAACCAACGTACAGCGTACCAGGTGACTAGCTTTAATATTGGCTACGCGGCATATCCAGCAGACTATTCTTTCTTTATGGATGGCGGGAAATATTCTCGTGCCTATAATAAAGAAACCGTCATGACTAACCTTAAAGGCATCACCGATAATCTAAGTCACTTGAATTCTGATATTATCATGCTTCAAGAAGTGGATACTAAAGGTGATCGTTCAATGGACGTTGATGAAGTGGCTTATATTACCAATCAACTTGCACCCTATCACTATGTATTCGGACAAAATTACGACTCAAGTTACCTATTTTATCCAATCACACAGCCAATAGGCGCTGCAACATCAGGACTACTTTCATTAAGTCGTACACCAATTGAACAAAGTACCCGTTATTCACTACCAATTGAAACAGACTTTAATAAATTTTTCGATTTAGATCGTGCCTTTACTGTTTCTCGTACAACATTAGATGGTCATCCACTAACCTTTATTAATGTGCATTTATCAGCATTCACCAAAGATACTACTATATTGGATAATCAAATAAAAAAATTAGGACAATATATGACGCGTGCATATAAAGCAGGACAAAGTGTGATTGTAGCAGGAGACTTTAACCATGACATGTTAGGCAACAGTCCTGAAGTTTTTAATACTGATACTATTCCTAGAACATGGACACATCCATTCCCAGTCGAGTTGTTACCAGAACACTTCACGATTCCTAAAGGTTCATTAGACAAGGATAATATCCCATCTGTACGTTCTAACGGAGAGCCTTATAAAGCAGATAAATCTTTTGTTTCAATCGTTGATGGGTTTATTGTGTCTGATAATATTAACGTTAAAGACGTTACTGTATTAGATTTAAGCTTCAATTATTCTGACCATCAACCTATTACCTTGTCATTTGAATTCAAACCTTAA
- the dnaK gene encoding molecular chaperone DnaK translates to MSKIIGIDLGTTNSAVAVLEGGEAKIIPNPEGNRTTPSVVSFKDGEIQVGEVAKRQAVTNPNTIASIKRHMGEAGYKVDIEGKSYTPQEISAMTLQYLKGFAEEYLGEKVTKAVITVPAYFNDSQRQATKDAGKIAGLEVERIVNEPTAAALAYGLDKTDKEEKVLVFDLGGGTFDVSILELGDGVFDVLSTAGDNNLGGDDFDNKIMNYLVEEFKKENGIDLSQDKMAVQRLKDAAEKAKKDLSGVTSTQISLPFITAGAAGPLHMEMTLTRAKFDELTADLVERTKLPVRQALKDAGLSASEIDEVILVGGSTRIPAVVDAVQKETNKTPNKSVNPDEVVAMGAAIQGGVIAGDVKDVVLLDVTPLSLGIETMGAVFTKLIDRNTTIPTSKSQVFSTAADNQPAVDIHVLQGERPMAADNKTLGRFQLTDIPPAPRGVPQIEVTFDIDKDGIVNVSAKDLGTQKEQKITIKSSSGLSDDEIEKMVKDAEANAEADKARKEEADLRNDVDALLFSVDKTLADLEGKVDEAEVKQAEAARDELKAAVEANDLEAMKTKRDALNEIVQNLTVKLYEQAAAAQQAAEGAGEAQGSADDIVDGDFEEVNKD, encoded by the coding sequence ATGAGTAAAATTATCGGTATTGACTTAGGTACTACTAACTCTGCGGTAGCTGTATTAGAAGGCGGAGAAGCTAAAATTATTCCAAATCCAGAAGGAAATCGTACAACACCATCTGTTGTATCATTTAAAGATGGCGAAATTCAAGTAGGTGAAGTAGCGAAACGCCAAGCTGTAACTAACCCCAACACTATTGCGTCAATCAAACGTCATATGGGTGAAGCTGGTTACAAAGTAGACATCGAAGGTAAATCATACACACCTCAAGAAATTTCAGCCATGACATTACAATACTTAAAAGGTTTCGCTGAAGAATATTTAGGTGAAAAAGTAACAAAAGCAGTTATCACTGTTCCTGCTTACTTCAACGACTCACAACGTCAAGCAACTAAAGACGCTGGTAAAATCGCAGGTTTAGAAGTAGAACGTATCGTTAACGAACCAACTGCAGCAGCATTAGCTTACGGTTTAGATAAAACAGATAAAGAAGAAAAAGTTTTAGTATTTGACCTTGGTGGTGGTACATTTGACGTGTCTATCCTTGAGTTAGGAGACGGTGTTTTTGATGTATTATCAACAGCAGGTGATAACAATTTAGGTGGGGATGACTTTGATAACAAAATCATGAACTACTTAGTAGAAGAATTCAAAAAAGAAAACGGCATTGATTTATCTCAAGATAAAATGGCTGTTCAACGTTTGAAAGACGCTGCAGAAAAAGCTAAAAAAGATTTATCAGGTGTGACAAGCACTCAAATTAGCTTACCGTTTATTACTGCAGGAGCAGCAGGTCCATTACATATGGAAATGACATTAACTCGTGCTAAATTTGATGAATTAACAGCTGACTTAGTTGAACGTACTAAATTACCTGTACGTCAAGCATTAAAAGATGCTGGTTTATCAGCTTCTGAAATTGACGAAGTTATCTTAGTAGGTGGTTCAACACGTATTCCAGCGGTTGTGGACGCTGTACAAAAAGAAACAAACAAAACACCTAACAAATCAGTTAACCCTGATGAAGTAGTTGCAATGGGTGCTGCTATCCAAGGTGGAGTTATTGCCGGAGATGTTAAAGATGTTGTTTTATTAGACGTAACGCCTTTATCATTAGGTATTGAAACAATGGGTGCAGTCTTTACTAAATTAATTGACCGTAACACAACAATCCCAACAAGCAAATCACAAGTATTCTCTACAGCAGCAGATAACCAACCAGCCGTAGATATTCATGTGTTACAAGGTGAACGTCCAATGGCAGCGGATAACAAAACATTAGGACGCTTCCAACTAACAGATATTCCACCAGCTCCACGTGGTGTTCCTCAAATCGAAGTAACATTTGATATTGACAAAGACGGTATCGTAAATGTAAGTGCTAAAGATTTAGGTACTCAAAAAGAACAAAAAATCACAATCAAATCTTCTTCTGGCTTATCAGATGATGAAATTGAAAAAATGGTGAAAGATGCTGAAGCAAACGCTGAAGCAGATAAAGCACGTAAAGAAGAAGCAGACTTACGTAACGATGTAGATGCTTTATTATTCTCAGTTGATAAAACATTAGCTGATTTAGAAGGTAAAGTAGACGAAGCTGAAGTGAAACAAGCAGAAGCAGCTCGCGATGAATTAAAAGCAGCAGTTGAAGCAAATGATTTAGAAGCAATGAAAACTAAACGTGATGCATTGAATGAAATCGTGCAAAACTTAACAGTTAAATTATACGAACAAGCGGCAGCGGCTCAACAAGCAGCTGAAGGTGCTGGCGAAGCACAAGGATCAGCAGATGATATCGTTGATGGTGACTTCGAAGAAGTAAACAAAGACTAG
- the dnaJ gene encoding molecular chaperone DnaJ has protein sequence MAKKDYYEVLGVSKDASDDEIKKAYRKLSKKYHPDINKEADADEKFKEVAEAYEVLSDAQKRAAYDQYGHASTDPNFGAGGGFGGFGGFEDIFESFFGGGGRSSNPNAPRQGSDLQYSINLTFEEAIFGVEKDISYKREESCKTCSGSGAKPGTHPETCSRCHGQGTINVERQTPLGRVMSRQVCPDCQGKGQTIKDKCTDCHGTGKINETHKVKVNVPAGVEDGQQMRLSGQGEAGINGGPYGDLYVVFRVEESKTFEREGADIFYELPVNFVQVGLGTEVEVPTVHGEVKLKIPAGTQTGTTFRLRGKGAPRLRGTGNGDQHVIVKLVTPKNLNDAQKQALKDFAEASGETVVSPQEEGFFDKVKDAFNGRKK, from the coding sequence ATGGCAAAAAAAGATTATTATGAAGTGCTAGGGGTATCGAAAGATGCTTCAGACGATGAAATTAAAAAAGCTTATAGAAAGCTATCAAAAAAGTATCATCCTGATATAAATAAAGAAGCAGATGCTGATGAAAAATTCAAAGAAGTAGCGGAAGCTTATGAAGTGTTAAGTGATGCACAAAAAAGAGCTGCCTATGATCAATATGGTCATGCATCTACAGATCCTAACTTTGGAGCTGGCGGTGGCTTTGGAGGTTTTGGAGGTTTTGAAGACATTTTTGAATCGTTCTTTGGTGGCGGTGGTCGTTCAAGTAATCCAAATGCACCACGTCAAGGATCAGACCTACAATATAGTATTAATTTAACCTTTGAAGAGGCAATTTTTGGTGTTGAAAAAGACATTAGTTACAAACGTGAAGAATCATGTAAGACATGTTCAGGAAGTGGTGCAAAACCAGGGACTCATCCAGAAACATGTAGTCGTTGTCATGGTCAAGGAACTATCAATGTTGAACGTCAAACACCACTAGGCCGTGTGATGAGTCGTCAAGTTTGTCCAGATTGTCAAGGTAAAGGTCAAACAATTAAAGATAAATGTACAGACTGTCACGGTACTGGAAAAATTAACGAAACACATAAAGTGAAAGTTAATGTACCAGCTGGTGTAGAAGATGGTCAACAAATGCGTCTAAGCGGACAAGGTGAAGCTGGAATTAATGGTGGACCATATGGAGATTTATATGTGGTATTCCGTGTTGAAGAAAGTAAAACATTTGAGCGTGAAGGTGCAGATATATTTTATGAACTGCCGGTTAATTTTGTCCAAGTAGGTTTGGGAACTGAAGTTGAAGTGCCAACTGTACATGGAGAGGTTAAATTAAAAATTCCAGCAGGTACCCAAACAGGAACAACTTTCCGTCTAAGAGGCAAAGGGGCACCTAGATTACGTGGTACTGGTAATGGAGACCAACATGTTATTGTTAAACTTGTAACACCTAAAAACCTAAATGATGCTCAAAAACAAGCGTTAAAAGATTTTGCAGAAGCAAGTGGAGAGACGGTTGTTAGTCCGCAAGAAGAAGGTTTTTTCGATAAAGTAAAAGATGCCTTTAATGGGCGTAAAAAATAG
- the hrcA gene encoding heat-inducible transcriptional repressor HrcA produces MLSQRQLDILRLVIQLNTETGEPIGSKTLMNAGIKASSATIRNDLVVLENQGLIEKPHTSAGRVPSLKGYRFYVDHLLQPSQMRQEDLTKIRQSFGQEYTALNDIMAHSAEFLSELTSYTAISLGPEMSNRRLTGFRVIPLNKQQLVAIIITDKGNVESRVFKMPEHLSFSDIETIVSIANDKLVGEPLLTVYNKLRTEIPMILQKYFVTTRGVMDVFDTILSGTFKDKVYISGQMNLLGNQLISDVHQIKSFYSLMDNQELLSTMISTPSNGIEFRIGSENDNELLANMSMITASYEISEYGNGTIAIIGPTNMAYSKVFTLMDTYRKELADYLSDYYRLLDS; encoded by the coding sequence ATGTTATCACAACGACAATTAGATATTTTGCGATTAGTGATTCAATTGAATACTGAAACAGGAGAGCCAATTGGGTCTAAGACGTTAATGAACGCTGGGATTAAGGCAAGTTCTGCAACAATTAGGAATGATTTGGTTGTTTTAGAAAATCAAGGGTTGATAGAGAAACCTCATACATCAGCTGGTCGTGTACCTTCATTGAAGGGGTATCGATTCTATGTGGATCATCTATTACAACCATCACAGATGAGGCAAGAAGACTTAACTAAGATACGCCAATCATTTGGTCAAGAATATACAGCGCTAAATGATATTATGGCACATTCTGCTGAGTTTTTATCTGAATTAACTAGCTACACTGCTATTTCGTTAGGACCGGAGATGAGTAATCGACGGTTGACTGGCTTTCGAGTGATTCCACTTAACAAGCAGCAATTAGTGGCCATTATTATAACAGATAAGGGTAACGTAGAAAGTCGAGTGTTCAAAATGCCAGAACATCTATCTTTTAGCGATATTGAAACCATTGTATCGATTGCTAACGATAAATTAGTTGGTGAACCTTTGTTAACGGTGTACAACAAGTTGAGAACGGAAATTCCTATGATCTTACAGAAATATTTTGTTACAACGCGAGGCGTAATGGATGTTTTTGATACTATTTTATCTGGAACGTTTAAAGACAAAGTGTACATTAGTGGACAAATGAATTTGCTAGGAAATCAATTGATTTCAGATGTTCATCAAATTAAATCTTTCTATTCATTAATGGATAATCAAGAATTATTGTCAACGATGATTTCAACGCCATCTAATGGTATTGAATTCCGAATTGGCTCAGAAAATGATAACGAATTGTTAGCCAATATGAGTATGATTACGGCTTCGTATGAAATAAGTGAATATGGCAATGGAACGATTGCGATTATCGGTCCAACCAATATGGCCTATTCAAAAGTGTTTACATTAATGGATACTTACAGAAAAGAATTAGCGGATTATTTAAGCGATTATTATCGCCTATTAGATTCATAA
- the grpE gene encoding nucleotide exchange factor GrpE — translation MNEEMIQEEQATETTQASTEDMVEEVEEVIELSKEEELEVKVNELEDQLLRVQAEMINMRNRNQKEREQAARYRSQDLAKELLPAIDNLERALETEVTDENGESLKKGVEMVRDSLLNALKSAGVETIPALNEVFDPNLHQAVQTMPASEEQAVDQIIHELQKGYKLHDRVLRPSMVIVAQ, via the coding sequence ATCAATGAAGAAATGATTCAAGAAGAACAAGCAACTGAAACAACTCAAGCATCTACTGAAGATATGGTAGAGGAAGTTGAAGAAGTCATTGAACTATCAAAAGAAGAAGAACTGGAAGTAAAGGTCAATGAATTAGAGGATCAATTATTAAGAGTTCAAGCAGAAATGATTAATATGCGAAATCGTAATCAAAAAGAGCGTGAACAAGCTGCACGTTACCGTTCACAAGATTTAGCAAAAGAATTATTACCTGCAATTGATAATTTAGAACGTGCATTAGAAACAGAAGTAACCGATGAAAATGGTGAAAGCCTTAAAAAAGGTGTTGAGATGGTAAGAGATAGTTTGTTGAATGCTCTTAAATCAGCAGGTGTTGAAACAATTCCTGCGCTAAATGAAGTGTTTGATCCAAATTTACATCAAGCAGTTCAAACAATGCCTGCTTCAGAAGAACAAGCAGTTGATCAAATTATTCATGAACTTCAAAAAGGTTACAAATTACATGATCGCGTGTTACGACCATCAATGGTTATCGTGGCACAATAA
- a CDS encoding metal ABC transporter substrate-binding protein produces MKKIVLVLAGLFTALSVTACAKKNDSNKNDEGLKVVTTFYPVYDFTKSIVGDKGEVSMLLSGEIEPHDYEPSAKDIAKIQSADIFVYSSEEMETWVSSVLANIDTDKTKVVEASKGIDFLEEAEEHEHAQEADSHEHEDEHDHEVEDHEGHHHEVDPHVWLSPLLAKKQVATITKGLIEVDEKNSDFYQANADSFKTRLDDLDHDFHAAFQDATNKTFVTQHAAFGYLANEYGLDQVSIAGLTPDIEPSPKQLAALQDFVKESHVHYIYVEQSGSSKYADTISKATGADVLTLSTLETVSSKDIEDGKDYFSIMNDNLDALKQSIN; encoded by the coding sequence ATGAAAAAGATAGTATTGGTATTAGCGGGATTGTTTACTGCATTATCAGTGACAGCGTGTGCTAAGAAAAATGATAGCAACAAAAATGATGAAGGATTAAAGGTAGTCACAACGTTTTATCCAGTTTATGATTTTACCAAAAGCATTGTAGGTGATAAAGGTGAGGTTAGCATGTTGTTGAGTGGGGAGATTGAACCTCATGACTACGAACCAAGTGCTAAAGATATTGCTAAAATCCAATCTGCTGATATTTTTGTATATAGTTCCGAAGAAATGGAGACATGGGTATCTTCAGTATTAGCGAATATTGATACAGATAAAACCAAAGTAGTTGAAGCTTCAAAAGGTATCGATTTTTTAGAAGAAGCTGAAGAACATGAGCATGCGCAAGAAGCTGATTCGCATGAACATGAAGACGAACATGATCACGAGGTAGAAGATCACGAAGGTCATCATCATGAAGTTGATCCACATGTTTGGTTAAGTCCTTTATTAGCGAAAAAGCAAGTAGCTACTATTACTAAAGGATTAATTGAAGTAGATGAAAAAAATAGTGATTTTTATCAAGCAAACGCTGATTCATTTAAAACAAGACTAGATGACTTAGATCATGATTTTCATGCGGCGTTCCAAGATGCAACAAACAAAACATTTGTGACCCAACATGCAGCGTTTGGTTATTTGGCAAATGAATATGGTTTAGACCAAGTATCAATCGCAGGTTTAACCCCTGATATTGAGCCAAGCCCTAAACAGTTAGCAGCACTTCAAGACTTTGTTAAGGAATCACATGTTCACTATATTTATGTGGAACAATCAGGCTCAAGTAAATATGCCGATACCATTTCAAAAGCGACCGGAGCGGATGTATTAACTTTATCAACGCTAGAAACCGTTTCGTCAAAAGATATTGAAGATGGAAAAGATTATTTTTCCATCATGAATGATAATTTAGACGCATTAAAACAATCGATTAACTAA
- a CDS encoding NUDIX hydrolase: protein MDIKKQLMNYLPINQQEVEDKKLMLDLLDTQEHLFTRVNRCAHFTASAWVVNQTKDKVLMAYHNLYDSWAWLGGHADGNRNLLEVAMKEVKEESSLREVRPLSEEIFSMEVLTVDGHDKRGHYIPSHLHLNVTYLLEADEKEPLKIKPDENSQVGWFNLDEAIEASNEEWFKERIYTKLNVKLQREFVENKTNQIK, encoded by the coding sequence ATGGATATTAAGAAGCAATTGATGAATTATTTACCTATTAATCAGCAAGAAGTAGAAGATAAAAAGTTAATGTTAGATTTATTAGACACACAAGAGCATCTGTTTACGAGAGTTAATCGTTGTGCGCATTTTACTGCTTCTGCGTGGGTTGTGAATCAAACCAAAGATAAAGTATTAATGGCTTATCATAATTTGTATGACTCGTGGGCTTGGCTCGGTGGACATGCAGATGGTAACAGAAACTTACTAGAGGTGGCAATGAAAGAAGTTAAAGAAGAAAGTAGCCTTCGTGAAGTTCGTCCATTATCAGAAGAGATATTTTCAATGGAAGTATTAACAGTAGATGGTCATGATAAAAGAGGACATTACATACCGTCTCATTTGCACTTGAATGTGACGTATTTATTAGAAGCAGATGAAAAGGAACCGTTAAAGATTAAACCTGATGAAAATAGTCAAGTAGGTTGGTTCAATCTAGATGAGGCGATAGAAGCATCGAACGAAGAGTGGTTTAAAGAGCGAATATATACTAAACTAAACGTGAAACTGCAACGAGAATTTGTAGAAAATAAAACAAATCAAATCAAATAA
- the ccpA gene encoding catabolite control protein A: MEKQTITIYDVAREANVSMATVSRVVNGNPNVKPVTRKKVLEVIDRLDYRPNAVARGLASKKTTTVGVIIPDISNAYFSALARGIDDVATMYKYNIILASSDGQPEKEVNVLNTLLSKQVDGIVFMGHHITDELRAEFSRAKTPVVLAGAIDPDNQVGSVNIDYAKACKESVELLVKNGNTNIALVTGSLLDPINGKERLSGYKAALKEANLPYKEGLVFETVYDYRVAEDLAERLINSGATSAIVTQDALALGILNAIQDQGIKVPDDFEIVTSNNTFLTDVARPKITTTSQPLYDIGAVSMRLLTKLMHKEEVEEKQIVLPHGFKIKGSTK; encoded by the coding sequence ATGGAAAAACAAACAATTACAATTTATGACGTTGCTCGTGAAGCAAATGTTTCAATGGCAACGGTATCACGTGTCGTTAACGGTAATCCCAACGTTAAACCTGTCACACGTAAGAAAGTATTAGAAGTTATCGATCGCTTGGATTATCGTCCAAATGCAGTAGCACGAGGCTTAGCTAGCAAAAAAACAACCACAGTTGGAGTAATCATTCCAGATATTAGCAATGCTTATTTCTCAGCATTAGCACGTGGGATAGATGATGTAGCGACTATGTATAAATACAATATTATTTTAGCAAGTTCAGATGGACAGCCTGAAAAAGAAGTGAATGTATTAAATACGCTATTATCAAAACAGGTAGATGGTATTGTCTTTATGGGACACCATATTACCGATGAATTAAGAGCAGAATTTTCAAGAGCAAAAACACCTGTAGTGTTAGCTGGTGCAATTGATCCAGATAACCAAGTAGGTTCAGTAAATATTGATTATGCTAAAGCGTGTAAAGAGTCGGTTGAATTACTTGTGAAAAATGGTAACACAAATATTGCTTTAGTCACAGGTTCATTGTTGGACCCAATTAATGGTAAAGAACGTTTAAGCGGTTATAAAGCGGCATTAAAAGAAGCTAATTTACCTTATAAAGAAGGATTAGTGTTTGAAACAGTTTATGATTATAGAGTAGCAGAAGACTTAGCAGAGCGTTTAATTAATAGTGGTGCAACATCTGCTATTGTGACACAAGATGCATTAGCTTTAGGAATCTTAAATGCTATCCAAGATCAAGGGATTAAAGTACCTGATGACTTTGAAATTGTCACATCTAACAATACATTCTTAACAGATGTAGCACGACCAAAAATTACAACAACTAGCCAGCCTTTATATGATATTGGTGCAGTATCAATGCGTTTATTAACTAAATTAATGCATAAAGAAGAAGTTGAAGAAAAACAAATCGTTTTACCTCATGGCTTCAAAATCAAAGGATCAACAAAATAA